The Capra hircus breed San Clemente chromosome 22, ASM170441v1, whole genome shotgun sequence DNA segment ATTCCTGGGTCCCAAATTCAAGCACTTGAAATTTCTTACAACGGTTGAAAATCAAccagttcctttaaaaattgaTTCAAGCTGTTCCAGCACAGATGGATTTCAGCTGGAGACTCACCAGAGGGGAAACTCCATGTTCTGGCTCATGGTGTCAAGTGGGCCATGGATGATGTCAGTGGTCTGGCTCTGGAGGCATCAAACTGGGGATGCCCAGGGGCCAGGCTCAGGTTCAGCCTGGAAGCTGTGGAAGTTTGGGGACAATAAGTGGTCACCAGCAGAGGTGCAGGGCAGAAGGCACCCGCTTCCTCATCAGCTCCTCACCACCAATGCAGGTTTGCAGGCTGGATGAGCTGCTGAACTGCTCCAGGCCTCCTTTCCTAAAATGGGTAATGATGGAGCTATCATCACCATCACAGAGTTCGCGTGAAGATATTTAGTTCAGTTTTCTATTAATAGCCTGAAGACTGGATCTCTGCTTAAAGAAAGGGGACATGATGGCATTTTTAAAGATGCTCTCCCAGGTGTCCACTATTTCAGATGTTCTAGTAAGCAACCCCCTAAGACGACATTGTGATCCTctttgaatgaaaagaaaaggcaCAGAGAGGAACCTGCCCATTACTTACCGTTTGTGCATTCactaatttcattcattcaacacacatttattaagtGCTACAGTGTGTCAGGCTCTGGGGGTACAAATGTGGGTCATGTactctcaaggagctcacaggtCTAGGCGAGAGGCAAACATATGCACAGGTAAGACACTGTACATGTTGGGTGTTGTGGCAGAGGTGTAAACAAAGTGCTGTGGGTGCAACAGAACCAGCAGGAGCCCTCCTGAGGCACGAGCAGTCCATACATCGTGTGCACACAGCGGGCACTCCCTCAGTGGGCAGGACCGGGTCACccatgctgatgctgaagtttgCTAGTGGGAAGGCCTACCTGCTTCCTCAGGGCACCTTCCCAGCCCTGTCCTGATTACTGTCTGCCTGGGCTGCAGTTGTCAGGAGCTACTCTCTGCTTCAGAGGCTAATGACAGAGAGTAGCTGTACAAAAGGCAAACCACCAGGGGCTGCAAAGTTCACAAAGAACACTTTACTGCTTGTGTCAATAGCTCCTGCCCCAGGTTGTTATACTCCTGAAAGCATCTCTGAGCTGGTCTGTGTGGTAACTTCCTTTCCTAACACTATGTAGGCAACTCCAGACCCAGCcccattttcacttttctctcctCTCAGAAGCTGGGCACAGCCCTACGTGGACACGCCCATCAGAACAGGTTGCCCAGAGGAGGCCTCTGGCAGCTGATTTATTCTTTTGATGACTCACAGCCGTCTTACCAGCTCAATGAGCTgctgaatgtttttattttggttgGACAGGCCATTCCTGATGTTTTCTAGCAGGCATCTCTTCAGTTCAAAAATGGCTTCACTGTACGCCAAGTTCACAGCGGCCATGGGAGGCACTCCATGCCACAGGCCAGGGATGTGCCAAATGTGCTGCTTCTCAGGGTCCCAAAAGGCCAGGTCAGCCAGCGTCTGGATCCCATCACCCTGTTTCTCCATTTGCACTGTGGCTCTGCCCACATCACTGGGCTGGTCCAGGAGCTGCCTCCGCTCTCTTGGCTTGGAGCCAAGGACAGACACATCATGAAGGTTCTGGTATACAAACTGATAGTTGGGCATGTGCCCTGTTTTTTCCAGCCTTAGAAATGCATGCAGAATAGCTGGTGGAATGTTCCTTGTTTCAGCTAAACTGACCACAGTGACATTGCTCAGCCCCATAATCAAAgtggccagggaagcctcccGCTCAAACCTCTCCCCTGCCTCGGTCCGGACTCCAGCTATCAAGCCCCCAGAGTCTATTACCAGGATGTGATCACAGCCCAGGTCCTGGCTAAAGCTCTCGGCCACCTTAATGAGCTGCATGAAGGCCCCTCGAGGACCACGGCCCCTTCCTGTGACAAACCGCAGCCCGAACATGGTATTGAGAAGGGTGGACTTGCCAGTGCCTGGCATGCCAAGTGCTGAAAGGACTACCAGGCGCGACCTCCTCTCCAGGCGGACATGTAGCTCCTTCAGGAGCCCTGTGACCCAGCGCAAGGCGGGGCTCAGGGTGTTCCCATCGATCAGCTCCAGGGGAAGCCCCTTCAGCAGCAGCTCCAAGGCCAAGCCTGGGAAGTGGGCAAACCGCCTCTGCCCTGCTGGCAGCTTCCCTGCCTCCACAAGGCAGCTTTCGGCCTCGTAAAACTGTCCCATCTCCCGCAGGAAATGCTCCACTCCCAGGGGCTCAGGCCAGAACGGCTCACTGAAGTCCATGGCCCCACAGTGCTTTGGTCTCAGGGTAAAAATCATCTCTGGAGATGGTCTTGGCCTTGGCTGGGCAACCCGGGCCAGTCCCCACTCCATCCACTTCAGGAAATACTGCTTCTCCCCCAGGGAGGGGCTGCTGATGCCCGAGATGAACTCCTGGACCCCCCAGGAAGGGTCATGGTCATTCTGCTGCATTCGAAGTTCCAGTAACCGATGCCTCAGCTCAGCCCTGTACTTCTCCGGAGGGTCACTGGCCCACTGGATCTGGCAGAGCTCCTTTTCCACCTGGGCCACCTTTCTCCAAGGTTCCCCCTGTAGCCTCAGCTCATCCCTGCAGTAGGTTTCCAAGTCCTTGATTTTCCTGGTGATCTGCTCCATCCGGTCCTTTGCCCGCTGACACTCCTCGCAGTCCTCATCGACCTTCAGCCCCAGCTTGCGGGCCGCATTCGCCATATCCTCCACGGATACCCTCCTGCAGGGGGACCGGGTCACATGAGTGACAATGGCGCGGACCCTACGCACGAAGCCCACACTGTCTGTGCTGCTGACCTTCACGAGGACGTGAGAGTGGTCCATCTTCAGCACGGGAATTAACCTGTTCAGAAATCTCAGGTTTGTGTTTCGTTTCCCACGGTAGGGACTCAGGATGAAGTAGTATTTTGTGGTTGACCCCTTCATGGAAGACAGTAATTTGTATTCCTTCTTACTGATGTTGTCAGTCAAGATGAATATGGCCGAGGAGATTTCTGTCAAGAACTTGAACTGCAGCCAGTGAGACCCAATGTCACCTCTCAAGTTTAGGAAGGCCATGGGCTCTGGGAAAATATCCAAGTCCTCCCTGCCACTGGGAAGAAACCAGGAAATTTCTACCAGCCCGTCTGCTATCTCCCGAGGGTTGGTGCCCAAGTTCAGATCCCGATGCCAGAAACAGTCCTGCTGCCTGTGGCCGGGGCTGAGCACGTCGTTGAGAAGCTGGGATTTGGAGTTGCTGCTGACCTCCATGCGCACAAAGGCGAAGGCAGGTGCTCGGGACAGGACCATGCTGTCTTCTCTGAAGCTTCCCACCACCCTTGGGGGCTGTGACCCCCATGTCCGCACAGTCCCCCTCATGGCCCACAGCAGAAATGTGTGGTAGTGGTTTTCTGGGTCAGGCAAAATGAGAGGGAGTGCAAACTGGCAGAGAGACATTTTTGACACAATTTCCTGTTGCAGGAAACTATCAGAGGAAAGCAGAAGGGCACAGAGAAGGTCCAAGGGATTCACAGGTGTGTCGGGTGTTGGCAGCTCGGAGAAGGAATATATGTCTGCTGAGATGTCCTCAGCCGTGTCCCAGTAGATGATCTCCTCTTCCATTTGGCTCTCCTTCTCCACAGGCCTGGTGTCCCGGGGAAGGTCCAAGACCATGGTGGTATTCCTGGCTTCAGCATTGAGGGCCTGCAGCTTCCTGAGGAAATTCCAGGGCAAGTCTTTGGGAGTCTGAGGAGCCCAGTTCTTCATGCTGTCACTGCTGATCTGTAAGGCGTCCTGGAGGCTGAGTTTCTGTGTTTGGTATGTCTCTAGTCCCAAAAGGAACAGCATTTCTTGTAGTCGGCTCCTCTCTTCTGTGGAGAGAAATGAAGATATAATTGATTACTAAGCATGTCAGGGGACCCAGGttagaggtggggagggagagccCAACTCAGCAGGTAGGAGATGGCCTCCTTCAGAGCAAAATGCAGGCACCCCTAGGCCACCTGAGAACAAGACAAAGGTAACATCACCCACCCCAGACCCAAGAGCAGCCAGATACATGTGACATTAGAGACGAAAAAGAAAGGGACATCCAGTGGCTACATTTAAGAATTGGGAGATTTTATGTAAAAAATATGTTGTTTCTCTTGAAGCCTCCAAGATTTAGCAATGCCAAGCCCAAATTTAATTGGCTAGAGTGAGCAGCTATGCACTTTAGATGTGGAACACGGGCCTCATTCTCTGGCCACACACCCCTCCCTTCAACATACTCCTGTGCTTCTGGCCCAGCAGTGGATTCCCTCACACTGTTaccaggaattttccacagtggacacaataactgactcactgtgaTTTTCTGGTTGATATTATTTTCTGCCTACAAACAAGTTGGAAATTTTGTAAAGGAAACAGGGAGTTACTCTTGGTACAGAGTAATAGCAATcacttttaaataacatttctCCAAACCTGAAGCCAATAGTATGGTTCTAAATTTTTACTGTATTAAAATACTTGGTAGAGATCATAAGTCTGTACTTATTTGTTCAGATTTTCAGCCATAACATCCAATAGAGTATGAATTCTTACAAGCACTAGATGCTCAGAACAGTAATGCCACCTGCAAAAGTTTCTTCCACCATCCCTGTTCTTGGCCACAGCATCTTACCAATTTTCATTGCATATAATTTACTTCATATAatttgtttagtcaccaagttgtgtccaactcttcgtgaccccatggactgcagcacaccaggcatccatgtccctcaccatctcctggagtttgcccaagttcatgtccattgcatcaatgatgtcatacaaccatcttatcctctgtcaccctcttctcctcctgccctcaatctttcccaaaatcagggtcttttccaatgagttggctgttcgtatcaggtggccaaagtactggagcttcagcttcaacatcagtccttccaatgggtatTTGTGGTTGATTTCCTacaagactgactggtttgatctctttgcttgagagtccaggggactctcaagagtcttctctagcaccacagttcaaaagcatcaattcttcagtgttctgccttctttatggtccagctctcacaaccattcATGACTACCggaaagaccacagccttgactatacggacttttgttggcaaagtgatgtttttgctttttaacacactgtctaggtttgtcataactttcctgccaagaagcagtcgtcttctaattttatggctgcagtcaccatccacagtgattttagagcccaagaagaggaaatctgtcactgcttccaccttttccccttctatttgccatgaagtgatggggccagatgccatgatcttagttcttttaacactgagttttaaaccaaatttttcactctcccccttcaccctcattaagaggctctttagttcctcttcactttctgccagtgctatcatctgcatatctgaggttgttcatgtttctcccagcaatcttgtaattcatccagcttgtaattcatccagcccagcaattcACATGATATGccctgtgtataagttaaataaacacggtgacaataaacagccttgttttactcctttctcaatcctgaaccagtcagttgttccatgtctggttctgttgcttcttgacacatactggtttctcagggaacaggtaagatggtctggtattgccatctctttaagagttttccacagtttgttatgatccacacagttaaaggctttagcatagtcaatgaaacagaggtagatatttttctggaaattcccttgctttctctatgatccagtgaatgttggcaatttgatctctggttcctgccttttctaaacccagcctggacatctagaagttctctgttcatgtaatgctgaagtCTAGCATGTAAGACTTGGGACATAACCTTACTAGCAGgggacatgagtgcaattgtccagtggcttgaacattctttagtattgcCTTCCTGGGGACTGGGATAAGgatttaccttttccagtcctatggccattgctgggttttccaaatttgctgacatatcgagTGCGGCACTTTGATAGCACTGCATGTAATTAGAAAactttaaatgttaaatattttaacaaaacaaacacaaatcctGCTGAGCTCTAGGATTCTCTccattcttttcttaaaagaggAAGCTATGCCTATGATGCTACCTTAGGTGCTGACAGAAACCACAGGAGGAAGTGCAGGTGATCAGCCTTCTTCTTGTTCCCAGTAAGTTATATGATGGGATCAGGACCATGCCTGGGTGAAGAGCAGGACTCAAAGCACTCATTCCCCTGTAGCGATCCACTTGCTGCCTAATGTCTCTCTTCAGAAGCTCAGCCTTCCACAGGGGCTAACTGGCCATGCTACCATCCCAGAGAGTCAAGAGCTGGCAAAGTTGTTGCAGAAACAAAAGAACCACATGGGGAGACTCACCTTAGTAGAAATTCATCATATAAGtaacttagttttctgattgttgccTGAATGAAACCAGGGACATTGTTTTTCTTATCCAGACATAGAATAACTTTTTTAAGTAGCATGGTAGCTAAATGTGACAGGGAAAGCCAGAGCAAACAAACCTATTAATGTGTACACCCATGCCCAGTCCATGACCCTTGGCAGATCTATAAATGAAACCACTGCATCAGATGAATGACTCCCAAACTTGGATAAGCTTTAGAATCACTTTGGGAACTGGAGCTTTACGTCCAAATATGTAAATTCATTATGTTACTCTATATGGTAACAGCTCCCTAGGGGTTATTTTCCTGGCAGTATTATTAATGGCACATAAAGGATTAATGCACTAGCAGTGCTTCTGATGCAGTCAGGGGTTGAAACTACCAGCCCAGATGATGTTTTCCATCAATAACACAGATAGAGCAGAGAGATGAAACATACCTATTGGAAAGTCACTATCCTGAGATTCATTCGGACCctctaaaaaaaaagcaaaggaaaatgaaatatcaaTCAAATCAGGGGGCTTGAATTGACACAAATTAATTTAGGCTAAACTCAGAACCCCCATTCTTTCTTACTAAGGTAGTAACTTCTCCCAATTGTTCAAAATCTAAAATCCcagttatttttttcactttgcctATCTTTACCTATCACTTCCTTATCTCTTTCCCTAATCCAATCTGTTGCCAAATCCTGTAATTTCTACCTCCATAATGAAACTCGCAGTCATCTCCTTCCATTTCTCTCCATTCtaaatctggaagaaaaaaacatacatacacatttagTTTCATCAAGTTAGGACCTTTCTACCAGAAAATTCAAGTGAAGGTACAATGTTTATTTTGAGTACTATTATTGGTTTCAGTTTTTCCTATGTAAATTTCAGTTGCTTAGAACCCCAAATATGACCCAAAGTAGTAATAACCACACACACAAGATAATGATTTGCTCTAGGATTACTAGTCCAAAAGCACAGGCCACAAGAAATacataaactggacttcatcaaagtaAAATTCTGTATGCATCAAAGAACATtctcaagaaagtgaaagacaaccTATGAATGTGGAAAATATGTGCAAACCATATGTGATTGGATCTAGTATCTGAAATATGTAAACAAGTACAACTtcacaacaaaaaaagacaaaaaaaaacttaattgaaAAGCAGAATATTCAaagaacttgaatagacatttctctaaaaaaatatacaaatggtcaCAAGCACataaaatgatgctcaacatcatcagTCACTAGTgaaatcaaatcaaaaccacagtgagatagcaCTGCACATCTGTTAGGatggtgattttaaaaaaggatggaAAGTAGCAAGCATTGACAGGATCAGGGGAAATCGGAACCCTTGTACATTTCTGATAGGACTTTAAGTGGCGCAGCTGTTGGGAAAACAATTTGGCTGTTCCTCAAACAGTTAAACACCGAATTACCATTTGACTCAGTAATTCCACTCTGAGGTATATACCTAGAAGAACTTAAAACAGGGACTCAAACAAGTACATGTACATGCATGTTCATAGCAtgattattcacaatagccaaaaggtggaaccaaagagcaaaatggccactgacagataaatagataaacaaaatgtggtctatccataCAATAGCATATAATTCAATTCTAAAAAGGAACAATATGGAGGAACTCCAAAACACTATGCTAggtgaaaaaaaaaggagggggcatATATTGTATGACTTCATTTATAGGAAAATACTtaacataaatataaacaaagactTAATACAGATTGGTGGTCCAGCCTGGAAACTGGGAGGAGAGATGGGAGAAACTGCTCAAGGGGTAGAGTTTTACTTTCAAGTGATGGAATTGTTTTGGAAATCAATAAATAAGAAATGGTGATTTCATAAGTTTATGAATGTACTAAATGTCATAGAATTGTTCACCATAAAACActtttttccttcagtatttttccgtttttaaaaattgtgttaaaatacacgtaacataaaatttactattttggggtggggggcatgccacacagcttataggatcttagtttctggaTCATGgagtgaacccaggccctgggaaGTCAaagtgcaaagtcctaaccactggaccaccagggactcttgagagttccttggaccacaaggagatccaaccagtccatcctaaaagagatcagttctgggtgttcattggtaggactgacattgaagctgaaactccaatactttggccacgagatgcaaagagctgactcatttgaaaagaccctgatgctgggaaaaattgagggcaggaggagaatgggatgacaatgagatggttgtatggcatcaccgactcaatggacatgggtttgggtagactctgggagttggtgatggacagggaggcctggcatgctgcggttcatggggttgcaaagagtcggacatgactgagtgactgaactgaactgaactgatagatatgTATAATcctattactgttttcttaattgtttggggtttattttctgtaggtctttccctactcttgtgtttcctgcctagagaagtgcctttagcatttgttgtaaagctggtttggtggtgctgaattctcttaatttttgcttgtctagaaagcttttgatttctccatcaaatctgaaggagagtcttgctgggtagagtaagttcttggttgtaggttcttccctttcatcagtttaaataaatcatgccattctcttctggctcATAGAGTTTCTGTTTAGAAATCAGCTGAtggcctgatgggagttccctgtatgttatttgttgtttttcccttgttgcttttactATTTTgtcttgtatttaatttttgtcagtttgattagtcTGTGTcctggtgtgttcctccttgggtttttACTTCCTAGGACTCTGTCCTTCCTGGACTTggctgactatttcctttcccatgtttgggacattttcagctattatctcttcaaatattttcccaggtcctttctctttctcttcgtGCCCCTCTTACTGTCTCACTGCAGCTTCTTGTTTGTCTTTGGATGTGCACTGTTTTTTTTGGTGGtttccagcatcctcctgttgatggttgttcaacaaCTAGTTACAATTTTGGTGCTCTCACGGGAGGAGATacacacacatccttctactccaccatcttgaactggaatctattagttttctattctctatttcattgatctctgctctaatcttttattctttctctctttgtgtgAGCTTTGCGTttagcttgtttttcttttcctgttacaACTTAAAAGTTGTAAAGTTAGTCTGTTTATATGGGATGTTTCTTGTTTTTATCATGAGCATTTATAAATTTCCCCTTAGTACCACTTTGGGTGCAGTCCATGAGTGTTAATATGatgtgtttatattttcattcatgtcttaactattttttaaatttctttgagaGTTTGTCTTTGATCCATTGGTTGTCTGAAAGGACATTGTTAGGTCTCCAAAATTTTGTGAATTCTCCAgattgttattgatttctaacttTATCTCACTACAGTCAAAGAAGATATTTTGTATGATATCTATCTTTTAGAAACCACTGACACTTACTTTGTGGCCCTATATATGGTCTACCCAGGAAAATATCCTATGTCCAGTTGAGAAGAACGTgtatgctgctgttgttgctggcCGGGGGAGGGGGATGTTCTGCATATGTCTCTTAGATCTAGTAGGTTTATTGTGTTGTTGAAGGCCTCTATTTCCTCACTTATCTTCTGTCTGGTTGTTCTATCCATTATTTTGAGTGGAGTATTGGAATCCACAACTATTACTGTAGAACTGTCTATTTTCTCCTTCAGTTCTCTCaggtttgctttttatattttgatgGTCTGACATTATATAAATGCTTATAATTATTGTATCTTCTTGCTGTATTGAAATGTTTGTTAACATGtaatgtccttctctgtctcttgtaGTTGTTTTTTACTTAAAGCCTATTTCATCTGAAATTATTATAGCCACTGCAGTTCTCTTTTGATAATTATTTGCACATAatatctttctccatctttttacTTTTACAAGTTGTCTTTGGATCTCAAAGTGAGTCTCTTATAAACAGCATATAATTGAGTCATGTGTTTTTATCAATTCTGCCAATCTCTGTTTTTTGATGGGAGAgtttaatccac contains these protein-coding regions:
- the LOC102191467 gene encoding up-regulator of cell proliferation isoform X1, whose translation is MASAGHSDLGEVASGIKASERRTAVAIADLEWREMEGDDCEFHYGEGPNESQDSDFPIEERSRLQEMLFLLGLETYQTQKLSLQDALQISSDSMKNWAPQTPKDLPWNFLRKLQALNAEARNTTMVLDLPRDTRPVEKESQMEEEIIYWDTAEDISADIYSFSELPTPDTPVNPLDLLCALLLSSDSFLQQEIVSKMSLCQFALPLILPDPENHYHTFLLWAMRGTVRTWGSQPPRVVGSFREDSMVLSRAPAFAFVRMEVSSNSKSQLLNDVLSPGHRQQDCFWHRDLNLGTNPREIADGLVEISWFLPSGREDLDIFPEPMAFLNLRGDIGSHWLQFKFLTEISSAIFILTDNISKKEYKLLSSMKGSTTKYYFILSPYRGKRNTNLRFLNRLIPVLKMDHSHVLVKVSSTDSVGFVRRVRAIVTHVTRSPCRRVSVEDMANAARKLGLKVDEDCEECQRAKDRMEQITRKIKDLETYCRDELRLQGEPWRKVAQVEKELCQIQWASDPPEKYRAELRHRLLELRMQQNDHDPSWGVQEFISGISSPSLGEKQYFLKWMEWGLARVAQPRPRPSPEMIFTLRPKHCGAMDFSEPFWPEPLGVEHFLREMGQFYEAESCLVEAGKLPAGQRRFAHFPGLALELLLKGLPLELIDGNTLSPALRWVTGLLKELHVRLERRSRLVVLSALGMPGTGKSTLLNTMFGLRFVTGRGRGPRGAFMQLIKVAESFSQDLGCDHILVIDSGGLIAGVRTEAGERFEREASLATLIMGLSNVTVVSLAETRNIPPAILHAFLRLEKTGHMPNYQFVYQNLHDVSVLGSKPRERRQLLDQPSDVGRATVQMEKQGDGIQTLADLAFWDPEKQHIWHIPGLWHGVPPMAAVNLAYSEAIFELKRCLLENIRNGLSNQNKNIQQLIELVRRL
- the LOC102191467 gene encoding up-regulator of cell proliferation isoform X2, whose amino-acid sequence is MEGDDCEFHYGEGPNESQDSDFPIEERSRLQEMLFLLGLETYQTQKLSLQDALQISSDSMKNWAPQTPKDLPWNFLRKLQALNAEARNTTMVLDLPRDTRPVEKESQMEEEIIYWDTAEDISADIYSFSELPTPDTPVNPLDLLCALLLSSDSFLQQEIVSKMSLCQFALPLILPDPENHYHTFLLWAMRGTVRTWGSQPPRVVGSFREDSMVLSRAPAFAFVRMEVSSNSKSQLLNDVLSPGHRQQDCFWHRDLNLGTNPREIADGLVEISWFLPSGREDLDIFPEPMAFLNLRGDIGSHWLQFKFLTEISSAIFILTDNISKKEYKLLSSMKGSTTKYYFILSPYRGKRNTNLRFLNRLIPVLKMDHSHVLVKVSSTDSVGFVRRVRAIVTHVTRSPCRRVSVEDMANAARKLGLKVDEDCEECQRAKDRMEQITRKIKDLETYCRDELRLQGEPWRKVAQVEKELCQIQWASDPPEKYRAELRHRLLELRMQQNDHDPSWGVQEFISGISSPSLGEKQYFLKWMEWGLARVAQPRPRPSPEMIFTLRPKHCGAMDFSEPFWPEPLGVEHFLREMGQFYEAESCLVEAGKLPAGQRRFAHFPGLALELLLKGLPLELIDGNTLSPALRWVTGLLKELHVRLERRSRLVVLSALGMPGTGKSTLLNTMFGLRFVTGRGRGPRGAFMQLIKVAESFSQDLGCDHILVIDSGGLIAGVRTEAGERFEREASLATLIMGLSNVTVVSLAETRNIPPAILHAFLRLEKTGHMPNYQFVYQNLHDVSVLGSKPRERRQLLDQPSDVGRATVQMEKQGDGIQTLADLAFWDPEKQHIWHIPGLWHGVPPMAAVNLAYSEAIFELKRCLLENIRNGLSNQNKNIQQLIELVRRL